The Catenulispora sp. EB89 genome includes a region encoding these proteins:
- a CDS encoding A24 family peptidase gives MDVGVATALVGALSGPALARSAYQMSVDAGSPARQRCAHCGQRLPAGAFRFPLWTGRCGLCGDRLGPRVWAVALAAAVGGFAVGHRLGNDPAVLTFLAFALGCVLLAFVDLAVRRLPDQLTAPLAVLGVVGLGTANYLNRDMTPLLRGLIGAALAGGLFLALAWARPDGEGMGLGDAKLAAVLGLFLGYLGWSDLVLGFFAGTFAAAVFAVVMLRTGRMDRKSALTYGPFLLLGALIAVLFG, from the coding sequence ATGGACGTCGGAGTGGCGACCGCCCTGGTCGGGGCCTTGTCCGGGCCCGCTCTGGCGCGCAGCGCGTATCAGATGTCGGTCGACGCCGGATCGCCCGCGCGGCAGCGCTGCGCGCACTGCGGGCAACGGCTGCCGGCCGGGGCGTTCCGGTTCCCGCTGTGGACGGGCCGGTGCGGCCTGTGCGGCGACCGGCTGGGCCCGCGGGTGTGGGCGGTGGCCCTGGCCGCGGCGGTCGGCGGGTTCGCGGTCGGGCACCGGCTGGGGAACGACCCGGCGGTGCTGACGTTCCTGGCCTTCGCGCTGGGCTGCGTGCTGCTGGCCTTCGTGGACCTGGCCGTGCGCCGGCTCCCGGACCAGCTGACCGCGCCGCTGGCGGTGCTCGGCGTGGTGGGCCTGGGCACCGCGAACTACCTGAACCGGGACATGACGCCGCTGCTCAGAGGGCTGATAGGGGCGGCGCTGGCCGGCGGGCTCTTCCTGGCGCTGGCCTGGGCGCGGCCGGACGGCGAGGGCATGGGGCTGGGCGACGCCAAACTGGCCGCCGTGCTCGGGCTCTTCCTGGGCTACCTGGGCTGGAGCGACCTGGTGCTCGGCTTCTTCGCCGGGACGTTCGCCGCGGCCGTGTTCGCGGTCGTCATGCTGCGCACCGGCCGGATGGACCGGAAGTCGGCGCTGACCTACGGACCGTTCCTGCTGCTCGGCGCGCTGATCGCGGTGCTGTTCGGCTGA
- the ispD gene encoding 2-C-methyl-D-erythritol 4-phosphate cytidylyltransferase — MSTDPAETGSGPAPTAEGAPLASAAAPAAAAAAEAPGRVAVIVPAAGKGERLGPGTPKALRELGGLPLLVHAVRTLVAARSVDVVVVAAPPNPQGLAEVQRLLADLPGDTRVVAGGQSRQESVALALAALPGDCDVVLVHDAARALTPVDVIEAVVAAVRGGAGAVIPVLPVADTVKAVDGDLVTATVDRSTLRAVQTPQGFTRDILTKAHAASNPSLPATDDAGLVEALGLPVRTVPGHAEAFKITTPFDLVLAEAVLRRRR; from the coding sequence ATGAGTACTGATCCCGCCGAGACCGGGTCCGGCCCCGCCCCGACGGCGGAGGGCGCACCCTTGGCCTCAGCCGCAGCCCCGGCCGCCGCCGCAGCCGCCGAGGCGCCCGGCCGGGTGGCCGTGATCGTCCCGGCCGCAGGCAAGGGCGAGCGCCTGGGCCCGGGCACCCCGAAGGCGCTGCGCGAGCTCGGGGGCCTGCCGCTGCTGGTGCACGCGGTCCGCACGCTGGTCGCCGCGCGCTCGGTGGACGTGGTCGTGGTGGCCGCGCCGCCGAACCCGCAGGGCCTGGCCGAGGTCCAGCGGCTGCTGGCGGACCTGCCCGGCGACACCCGGGTGGTGGCCGGCGGCCAGAGCCGGCAGGAGTCGGTGGCGCTGGCGCTGGCGGCGCTGCCCGGGGACTGCGACGTGGTGCTGGTGCACGACGCGGCGCGGGCCCTGACCCCGGTCGACGTCATCGAGGCGGTCGTGGCCGCGGTGCGCGGCGGGGCCGGCGCGGTGATCCCGGTGCTGCCGGTGGCCGACACCGTCAAGGCCGTCGACGGCGACCTCGTGACCGCGACCGTGGACCGCTCGACGCTGCGCGCTGTGCAGACCCCGCAGGGCTTCACGCGGGACATCCTCACCAAGGCGCACGCCGCGTCGAACCCGTCGCTGCCGGCCACCGACGACGCCGGGCTGGTCGAGGCGCTCGGGCTGCCGGTCCGCACGGTGCCCGGGCACGCCGAGGCTTTCAAGATCACGACGCCGTTCGACCTCGTGCTGGCCGAGGCAGTGCTGCGGAGGCGGCGATGA
- a CDS encoding CarD family transcriptional regulator, with protein sequence MTFKVGETVVYPHHGAALIEDIEIRVIKGEPKEYLVLKVAQGDLTVRVPSEKAEYVGVRDVVDQGGLEKVFDVLRAPHTEEPTNWSRRYKANIEKIQSGDVIKVAEVVRDLWRRDRDRGLSAGEKRMLAKARQILVSELALAEATNEDKADAILDEVLAS encoded by the coding sequence ATGACGTTCAAAGTTGGCGAGACCGTGGTCTATCCCCATCACGGGGCCGCGCTCATCGAGGATATCGAGATCCGCGTGATCAAGGGCGAGCCGAAGGAATACCTCGTGCTGAAGGTGGCGCAGGGTGATCTGACCGTACGCGTGCCCTCTGAGAAGGCCGAATACGTCGGCGTGCGCGACGTGGTCGACCAGGGCGGCCTGGAGAAGGTCTTCGACGTGCTGCGCGCGCCGCACACCGAGGAGCCGACCAACTGGTCGCGCCGCTACAAGGCGAACATCGAGAAGATCCAGTCCGGCGACGTCATCAAGGTGGCCGAGGTGGTGCGCGACCTGTGGCGCCGCGACCGCGACCGCGGGCTGTCCGCCGGCGAGAAGCGGATGCTCGCCAAGGCACGGCAGATCCTGGTCAGCGAGCTGGCGCTGGCGGAGGCCACGAACGAGGACAAGGCGGACGCCATCCTCGACGAGGTTCTCGCTTCCTGA